The following are encoded in a window of Fusarium verticillioides 7600 chromosome 6, whole genome shotgun sequence genomic DNA:
- a CDS encoding PAB-dependent poly(A)-specific ribonuclease subunit PAN2 has protein sequence MHMAIRRGLPIWHIRHDDMKDLRCMSFTSKGTAEVIAAGMQDTMLVIDLIKGDVVKQVPTEHQYTIMRRGRYICAATQTGSVNLLDPVTFAVIKSWNAHSALINDMDAQHDFIVTCGYSLRQGQNYMLDPFLNVFDIKKMSSMPPIPFPAGAAYVRMHPRMLTTSIVVSQSGQMHVVDLMNPNTSDVRLANVTSYLSMFEIAPSGEAIALTDADCSIHLWGSPTKLHFVDLPTPIEFATPEEPLPNIDWGPDTPLNMIGLPHYREALASAWPDIPCDVGAPPVKFDPQFLAGLKPTEFGMYGRNTRGLRRNQAENTRNVNKSGSSGLKAPKFLSEKARELATSNAAASDKKADELISSLTDMGLESKKSDVPVMYRTVEIKYSKFGVDDFDFGFYNNTRYSGLETHISNSYANSLLQIMHFTPVIRNLALQHAATSCVSEICLLCELGFLFDMLQKAEGSICQATNLLKTLSNHPQAGPLGLLEEDPHGSSLNVMLQGLTRFLLDKIVHDYRTINPSSTAMDQVLATSATTSIRCINCRSEYTRPGSTYVNDLLYPSPAGSRNAKLPRISFSQVLKNSVERETTSKGWCSRCQRYQTIATRKSIHSIPAVLMLNTAITNQDQRMLWSTPGWLPEEIGIIVEQGQFFCYEGEDLKLHLQRGIHNIAVYSLTGMAINIESGQSQKSHLVSMVNVAHAEPEAPGESRWHLFNDFLVRSVSTEEALAFNTSWKVPSVIAYQIRDENNKIDTEWRSNIDTSILYQDFNANADPSTKTYQVLNPETEAPGPNTIIALDTEFVAVRQPEIEMNSDGERETIRPIVYALARASVVRGQGENEGTPFIDDYINIKEPIVDYLTSYSGITEQDLDPRVSKHSLLSLKMAYKKMWILLNLGCKFLGHGLKQDFRVINIHIPKSQVIDTIDLFFLQTRLRRLSLAFLAWYLLKEDIQMETHDSIEDSRTALKLYKKYLEFQDAGILETILQDIYRAGREVNFKPPRKDGQHIPRTDTPPPLPVDGSTGPVTPVRSHNILAQTPGSAFGGGSSWTPGKGSPLP, from the exons ATGCATATGGCCATTCGGAGAGGACTACCTATATGGCATATTAG ACATGACGATATGAAAGATTTGCGATGTATGAGCTTTACGTCTAAGGGAACGGCAGAGGTTATCGCTGCAGGAATGCAAGACACGATGCTTGTCATTGACCTCATTAAGGGTGATGTTGTCAAACAA GTGCCTACCGAACACCAGTACACAATAATGAGACGCGGGCGATATATATGCGCCGCAACTCAGACCGGTTCCGTCAACTTACTGGATCCTGTCACTTTTGCTGTCATCAAGTCTTGGAACGCGCACTCTGCTTTGATTAATGACATGGACGCTCAGCATGACTTCATCGTAACTTGCGGATACTCCTTAAGACAGGGTCAGAATTACATGCTTGACCCGTTCCTTAACGTCTTCGATATAAAGAAGATGTCATCGATGCCCCCTATTCCTTTCCCAGCTGGCGCTGCCTACGTGCGCATGCACccgaggatgttgacgaccAGCATCGTTGTCTCACAAAGTGGACAAATGCATGTTGTTGACTTAATGAATCCCAACACAAGCGACGTACGGTTGGCTAATGTTACTTCCTACTTGAGCATGTTTGAGATTGCACCCTCTGGCGAGGCGATTGCCCTCACAGATGCTGATTGCTCGATTCACCTTTGGGGATCCCCAACAAAACTCCATTTCGTGGACTTACCAACTCCGATCGAATTCGCAACTCCCGAAGAGCCCCTGCCCAATATTGACTGGGGCCCAGATAC ACCCCTGAACATGATCGGATTGCCGCATTATCGAGAGGCTCTGGCATCCGCCTGGCCAGACATCCCCTGCGATGTTGGAGCACCTCCTGTCAAGTTTGATCCACAGTTCCTGGCAGGGCTCAAGCCGACTGAGTTTGGGATGTACGGTCGCAATACTCGGGGTTTGCGAAGAAATCAGGCCGAGAACACTCGAAACGTGAACAAATCAGGAAGCTCTGGGCTCAAGGCCCCGAAATTCCTCAGTGAAAAAGCCCGCGAGCTTGCTACTAGTAATGCCGCTGCCTCTGATAAGAAGGCTGACGAGCTGATCAGCTCTCTTACTGATATGGGACTTGAAAGCAAGAAGTCTGACGTTCCAGTCATGTATAGAACTGTTGAGATCAAATACAGCAAATTCGGGGTGGACGACTTTGACTTCGG TTTCTACAACAACACGCGATACTCTGGACTCGAGACTCATATCTCGAATTCATATGCTAACTCGCTTTTACAAATCATGCACTTCACTCCTGTCATTCGaaatcttgctcttcagcatgCTGCTACCTCTTGCGTGAGCGAGATTTGCCTGCTGTGCGAGCTTGGATTCTTGTTTGATATGCTTCAAAAGGCTGAAGGCTCGATATGCCAAGCAACGAACTTACTAAAAACCCTGAGTAATCACCCTCAAG CCGGTCCTCTTGGTCTACTCGAGGAAGATCCTCATGGATCATCTCTTAACGTTATGCTTCAAGGACTCACTCGATTTCTCCTGGATAAAATAGTGCATGATTATAGGACTATCAACCCATCGTCGACTGCCATGGACCAG GTCTTGGCCACTTCCGCAACGACCTCAATCAGATGCATAAACTGTAGGAGCGAATATACTCGACCTGGATCAACATATGTCAATGATCTGCTTTATCCATCTCCT GCCGGCAGCCGAAATGCCAAGTTACCACGCATCAGCTTTTCTCAAGTTCTCAAAAATAGTGTTGAAAGGGAAACGACGTCCAAAGGATGGTGTAGTCGATGCCAGCGGTACCAGACCATAGCGACGAGAAAGAGCATTCACAGTATACCGGCTGTACTCATGCTAAACACCGCCATCAcaaaccaagatcaacgaatGCTTTGGTCAACACCAGGTTGGCTTCCCGAGGAGATTGGAATCATCGTAGAACAAGGGCAGTTTTTCTGTTACGAAGGCGAAGACCTGAAACTTCACCTCCAGAGGGGCATCCACAACATCGCAGTGTATTCGCTGACAGGCATGGCCATTAATATTGAGAGTGGACAATCGCAAAAGTCACACCTTGTTTCGATGGTCAATG TGGCACATGCAGAACCAGAGGCGCCTGGAGAGAGTCGATGGCATCTTTTCAACGACTTCTTGGTGAGGTCGGTTAGCACGGAAGAGGCACTCGCTTTCAACACATCTTGGAAGGTCCCTTCTGTAATTGCATACCAGATAAGAGATGagaacaacaagatcgatacTGAATGGAGGAGCAACATCGACACTTCCATACTTTACCAAGACTTCAA TGCAAACGCCgatccatcaacaaagaccTATCAAGTGCTCAACCCTGAGACTGAGGCGCCTGGCCCCAATACCATTATTGCACTGGACACTGAGTTCGTTGCTGTGCGACAACCTGAAATTGAAATGAATTCTGATGGTGAGCGGGAAACCATACGGCCGATAGTGTACGCACTTGCTCGTGCATCAGTTGTCCGCGGTCAGGGGGAAAACGAAGGGACACCCTTCATCGATGATTATATCAACATAAAGGAACCGATTGTCGACTATTTGACATCGTATTCGGGAATCACTGAACAAGACTTGGATCCTAGAGTTTCGAAACATAGTCTCCTGtcgttgaagatggcataCAAGAAGATGTGGATTCTTCTTAACCTCGGATGCAAGTTCCTTGGCCACGGACTAAAACAAGACTTCCGAGTTATCAACATACACATTCCTAAATCGCAGGTCATCGACACGATTGAcctgttcttcctccaaaCTCGGTTAAGGAGGCTATCGCTGGCTTTTCTGGCGTGGTATCTCTTGAAGGAAGATATCCAAATGGAGACCCACGATTCGATCGAAGATTCACGGACAGCACTCAAGTTGTATAAGAAGTATCTCGAGTTCCAGGATGCCGGAATCTTGGAGACCATATTGCAAGATATTTACCGAGCTGGCCGAGAGGTCAACTTCAAGCCGCCTCGCAAGGACGGCCAGCATATCCCAAGGACGGACACCCCTCCCCCTTTGCCAGTCGATGGCTCAACAGGGCCGGTAACACCTGTCAGAAGCCACAACATTCTGGCACAGACACCTGGATCTGCATTCGGAGGTGGCTCTAGCTGGACACCAGGAAAGGGATCACCATTACCATAG